A single genomic interval of Methylobacterium bullatum harbors:
- the zwf_2 gene encoding Glucose-6-phosphate 1-dehydrogenase, translating into MATIIPVASFDCVVFGATGDLTTRKLLPALYYRYKDGQIPGTSRIIGASRSEMSVEAFRERARDALKRFVPARDLDEDKLAAFLDHLDYVAVDGAGDDGWEDLAAKLAERPDQVRPYYLATSPDLYGSICRNLSVHGLIGEKSRVVLEKPIGKDLKSARAINDAVGEVFPEEQIFRIDHYLGKETVQNLLALRFANTIFERLWTADVIDHVQITVGETVGVEGRAGYYDTSGALRDMVQNHLLQLLCLMAMESPLTLDANSVRDEKLKVLRALKPITPRDVQAVTVRGQYAAGAVDGKPVQGYRADLGGETESRTETFVALKLEVQSWRWAGVPFYIRTGKRLPQKLSEIVVQFRASPFSIFPAESFGREPNRLVIRLQPEEGIKLEVMTKDPGPGGMRLRPTNLDISFEETFKQRYPDAYERLLMDVVRGNATLFMRRDEVEVAWAWADSLLKAWADRPEPPRSYPAGSWGPTAAIALIERDGRTWHEEMH; encoded by the coding sequence TTGGCCACCATCATCCCCGTCGCCTCCTTCGATTGTGTCGTGTTCGGCGCCACCGGCGATCTGACCACGCGCAAGCTGCTTCCGGCCCTGTATTACCGCTACAAGGACGGGCAGATCCCCGGCACCAGCCGGATCATCGGCGCGTCCCGCTCCGAGATGAGCGTCGAGGCGTTCCGTGAGCGGGCGCGCGACGCGCTCAAGCGCTTCGTCCCGGCCCGCGACCTCGACGAGGACAAGCTTGCCGCCTTCCTCGACCATCTCGACTACGTGGCGGTGGACGGGGCCGGGGACGACGGCTGGGAGGATCTCGCCGCCAAGCTCGCCGAACGGCCGGACCAGGTGCGGCCCTATTATCTCGCCACCTCGCCGGATCTCTACGGCTCGATCTGCCGCAACCTCTCGGTCCACGGGCTCATCGGCGAGAAGTCGCGGGTGGTGCTGGAGAAGCCCATCGGCAAGGACCTGAAATCCGCCCGCGCCATCAACGACGCGGTCGGCGAGGTCTTCCCCGAGGAGCAGATCTTCCGCATCGACCATTACCTCGGCAAGGAGACGGTGCAGAACCTGCTCGCCCTGCGCTTTGCCAACACCATCTTCGAGCGCCTGTGGACGGCGGACGTCATCGACCACGTCCAGATCACGGTGGGGGAGACGGTGGGTGTCGAGGGCCGTGCCGGTTACTACGACACGTCGGGGGCACTCCGTGACATGGTGCAGAACCACCTGCTCCAGCTTCTCTGCCTGATGGCGATGGAGAGCCCGCTCACCCTCGACGCCAATTCGGTGCGGGACGAAAAGCTGAAAGTGCTGCGTGCGCTGAAGCCGATCACGCCCCGCGACGTCCAGGCCGTGACCGTGCGCGGCCAGTATGCGGCCGGCGCCGTGGACGGCAAACCGGTTCAGGGCTACCGCGCCGATCTCGGCGGCGAGACGGAGAGCCGCACGGAGACCTTCGTCGCCCTCAAGCTTGAAGTTCAGTCCTGGCGCTGGGCCGGGGTGCCCTTCTACATCCGCACCGGCAAGCGCCTGCCCCAGAAGCTCTCCGAGATCGTGGTGCAGTTCCGCGCCTCTCCCTTCTCGATCTTCCCGGCCGAATCCTTCGGGCGCGAGCCCAACCGCCTCGTCATCCGGCTACAGCCGGAGGAGGGGATCAAGCTCGAAGTGATGACCAAGGACCCGGGACCGGGCGGCATGCGTCTGCGGCCGACCAACCTCGACATCTCCTTCGAGGAGACGTTCAAGCAGCGCTATCCCGATGCCTACGAGCGCTTGCTGATGGACGTGGTGCGCGGCAACGCCACCTTGTTCATGCGCCGCGACGAGGTGGAGGTGGCCTGGGCCTGGGCCGATTCGCTGCTGAAGGCCTGGGCGGACCGGCCCGAGCCGCCGCGCTCCTATCCGGCCGGAAGCTGGGGCCCCACCGCCGCCATCGCCCTGATCGAGCGGGACGGACGGACGTGGCACGAGGAAATGCACTGA
- the frsA gene encoding Esterase FrsA produces MRGWAYRPDGKADGSPCIIMAHGLSAVKEQYLDRYADVFVEAGLSVILYDHANFGASDGLPRQEADPVLQRRGYRDAISFAQTLPWVDPARIGVWGTSYSGGHVLEVAALDRRVRCVVSQVPTISGHSSAQRRTRADLVPALLSRLDADRIARFRGEAPATFAAVADDPHEACAMSGIDAYAFFTGSRDLAPAWRNELTLRSAEMARENEPGQYVARIGPTPLMMIVADRDLLTPTDLCLDAYQRALPIKTLVMIKGGHFDPYIRRFEETSSAARDWFRRHLVDDAS; encoded by the coding sequence TTGCGCGGTTGGGCCTATCGGCCCGACGGCAAGGCGGACGGGTCGCCTTGCATCATCATGGCGCACGGGCTGTCGGCCGTGAAAGAGCAGTATCTCGATCGCTATGCCGATGTCTTCGTCGAGGCCGGCCTGAGCGTGATCCTCTACGATCATGCCAATTTCGGAGCCAGCGATGGATTGCCCCGTCAGGAGGCGGACCCGGTGCTGCAACGGCGCGGATACCGTGACGCGATCAGCTTCGCGCAGACGCTGCCTTGGGTTGATCCAGCCCGCATCGGAGTATGGGGAACCAGTTACAGCGGCGGTCATGTCCTCGAGGTCGCCGCGCTCGACAGACGGGTCCGATGCGTCGTGAGCCAAGTGCCTACGATCAGCGGCCATTCATCGGCCCAGCGCCGGACCCGCGCCGATCTCGTACCGGCGTTGCTTTCGCGCTTGGACGCCGACCGGATCGCTCGTTTTCGAGGCGAGGCGCCCGCGACTTTCGCCGCCGTGGCGGACGACCCCCATGAGGCGTGTGCGATGAGCGGGATCGACGCTTATGCCTTTTTCACTGGCAGTCGTGATCTCGCACCGGCATGGCGCAATGAATTGACTCTGCGCAGTGCAGAAATGGCGCGGGAGAACGAACCGGGCCAATACGTCGCCCGGATCGGCCCGACCCCGCTCATGATGATCGTGGCCGATCGGGACCTGTTGACACCGACCGATCTCTGCCTCGACGCCTACCAGAGGGCCTTACCCATCAAGACACTGGTCATGATCAAGGGAGGGCATTTCGATCCCTATATCCGCCGTTTCGAGGAAACCAGCAGCGCCGCCCGTGACTGGTTCCGCCGCCATCTCGTCGATGACGCATCCTGA
- the ptlF gene encoding 1-deoxy-11-beta-hydroxypentalenate dehydrogenase, whose amino-acid sequence MIHHSAIRRGGTAVVTGAASGIGLAAARRFAASGMRLVLADLPGEALETARAEIAATGADVLARPTDVGRREEMDALREAAGDAPALVMLNAGIEAGGRLFSDDATWRRILDTNLWGVVNGIQAFVPGMIEAGEPGAVIVTGSKQGITTPPGNTPYNVSKAGVKVVTEALAHDLRGREGARVSAHLLIPGFVFTGLTKARGVAEKPDGAWTPEETVDFMIEAMGRGDFYILCPDNETTREQDERRIAWAAGDVIENRPALSRWHPDYAEAFRQSTSQ is encoded by the coding sequence ATGATTCATCATTCCGCGATCCGCAGAGGCGGCACGGCCGTCGTGACGGGAGCCGCGAGCGGGATCGGGCTCGCCGCCGCCAGGCGGTTTGCCGCCTCCGGCATGAGGCTCGTCCTCGCCGACCTGCCCGGCGAGGCGCTGGAGACGGCGCGCGCGGAAATCGCGGCGACCGGCGCGGACGTCCTCGCCCGTCCCACCGATGTCGGCCGCCGCGAGGAGATGGATGCTCTGCGTGAGGCGGCGGGCGATGCGCCCGCGCTCGTCATGCTCAATGCCGGGATCGAGGCCGGAGGTCGCCTGTTCTCGGACGACGCGACCTGGCGGCGCATCCTCGACACCAACCTCTGGGGCGTCGTCAACGGCATCCAGGCCTTCGTTCCGGGGATGATCGAGGCGGGCGAGCCCGGCGCGGTCATCGTCACCGGCTCGAAACAGGGGATCACCACGCCGCCGGGCAACACGCCCTACAACGTCTCGAAGGCGGGGGTGAAGGTGGTCACGGAAGCCCTCGCGCACGACCTTCGCGGCCGGGAGGGCGCGCGGGTCTCCGCCCATCTGCTGATCCCCGGCTTCGTCTTTACCGGTCTGACGAAGGCGCGCGGCGTGGCCGAGAAGCCGGACGGCGCCTGGACACCGGAGGAGACGGTGGATTTCATGATCGAGGCGATGGGCCGGGGCGATTTCTACATTCTCTGCCCCGACAACGAGACCACCCGCGAGCAGGACGAGCGCCGCATCGCCTGGGCGGCGGGAGACGTCATCGAGAACCGGCCCGCGCTCTCACGCTGGCATCCGGACTATGCCGAGGCGTTCCGGCAAAGCACCTCCCAGTGA
- the fas6 gene encoding Cytokinin riboside 5'-monophosphate phosphoribohydrolase, giving the protein MAPVKNVCVYCGSGFGGDPAFAEAAAALGRALAEAGLGLVYGGGNVGLMGTVAQAVLDAGGHVTGIIPDFLKSRERMLDAIQETIVVGDMHTRKRLMFERSDAFVALPGGIGTLEELVEQLTWAQLGQHKKPILLLSIAEFWTPLLTLLDHMRDQGFIREGLELNYLVAKDAQEVIALLQSQSAETSPEAEAFVTERL; this is encoded by the coding sequence ATGGCCCCGGTGAAGAACGTCTGCGTCTATTGCGGATCGGGCTTCGGCGGCGATCCGGCCTTCGCCGAGGCCGCGGCGGCGCTTGGCCGCGCCCTGGCGGAAGCCGGGCTCGGCCTCGTCTATGGCGGCGGCAATGTGGGACTGATGGGCACGGTGGCTCAGGCGGTGCTCGATGCCGGCGGCCATGTCACCGGCATCATCCCCGACTTCCTGAAATCGCGCGAGCGGATGCTCGACGCCATCCAGGAGACCATCGTCGTCGGTGACATGCACACCCGCAAGCGGCTGATGTTCGAGCGGTCCGACGCCTTCGTCGCCTTGCCCGGCGGCATCGGTACCCTGGAAGAACTCGTGGAGCAGCTCACCTGGGCGCAGCTCGGCCAGCACAAGAAGCCGATCCTGCTGCTCTCGATCGCCGAGTTCTGGACGCCGCTGCTGACCCTCCTCGATCATATGCGCGACCAGGGCTTCATCCGCGAGGGGCTGGAGCTGAACTATCTGGTGGCCAAGGACGCGCAGGAGGTGATCGCCCTGCTGCAGAGCCAATCAGCGGAGACCTCGCCGGAGGCAGAGGCTTTCGTGACTGAGCGGCTCTGA
- the dctM gene encoding C4-dicarboxylate TRAP transporter large permease protein DctM, with protein MSVAAIGFLYAGATLSAMLAGIPIAFALGFVALAFMFFFMPGASLDTVAQNVYEEMASITLLSIPLFILKGAAIGRSKAGQDLYSAMHAWMHKIPGGLGIANVFACALFAAMAGSSPATCSAIGSAGIPEMRKRGYSPGFAAGIIAAGGTLGILLPPSITMILYAVAAEQSLGRLFLAGIGPGLLLVGLFAAWSVYRFRSEYAAAKDAYERHGTASAILAEDTYSMRQRFSTLPRVLPFVILLTGVMVALYGGYATPSETAGLGGLLALGLIAVIYGVWRPRDVNPILAATLRESTMLMLIIGMSLLYAYVMSYLHISQSAAAAIVAMQLSKWVLLVTILGLVILLGFFLPPVSIILMTAPIILPPLKAAGFDLVWFGVVMTITMEMGLIHPPVGLNIFVIKNIAPDIPLKDIIWGTLPFVILMAVAILILCLVPGIAMWLPNWLLPSTR; from the coding sequence ATGAGCGTCGCGGCCATCGGCTTCCTCTATGCGGGCGCGACGCTCAGCGCGATGCTCGCCGGCATCCCCATCGCCTTCGCCCTGGGCTTCGTCGCCCTGGCCTTCATGTTCTTCTTCATGCCCGGCGCCTCCCTCGATACGGTGGCGCAGAACGTCTACGAGGAGATGGCCTCCATCACCCTGCTGTCGATCCCGCTCTTCATCCTGAAGGGCGCGGCCATCGGCCGGTCCAAGGCTGGGCAGGACCTCTACTCGGCCATGCATGCCTGGATGCACAAGATCCCGGGCGGCCTTGGCATCGCCAATGTCTTCGCCTGCGCGCTGTTCGCCGCCATGGCGGGGTCTTCGCCCGCCACCTGCTCTGCCATCGGCTCGGCGGGCATTCCGGAAATGCGCAAGCGCGGCTACTCGCCGGGTTTCGCCGCAGGCATCATCGCGGCGGGCGGCACGCTGGGCATCCTGCTGCCCCCTTCGATCACCATGATCCTCTACGCGGTGGCCGCCGAGCAGTCGCTGGGGCGCCTGTTCCTCGCCGGCATCGGGCCGGGCCTGCTGCTGGTCGGTCTGTTCGCCGCCTGGTCGGTCTACCGCTTCCGCTCGGAGTACGCCGCCGCGAAGGACGCCTACGAGCGTCACGGCACCGCCTCGGCCATCCTGGCCGAAGACACCTACAGCATGCGCCAGCGCTTCTCGACGCTGCCGCGCGTGCTGCCCTTCGTGATCCTGCTCACCGGCGTGATGGTGGCGCTCTATGGCGGCTACGCCACGCCCTCCGAGACGGCCGGCCTCGGCGGCCTGCTGGCGCTCGGCCTCATCGCGGTCATCTACGGCGTCTGGCGCCCCAGGGACGTGAACCCGATCCTCGCGGCGACCCTGCGGGAATCCACCATGCTGATGCTGATCATCGGCATGTCGCTGCTCTACGCCTACGTGATGAGCTACCTGCACATCTCCCAATCGGCGGCGGCCGCCATCGTGGCGATGCAGCTGTCCAAGTGGGTGCTGCTGGTGACGATCCTCGGCCTCGTGATCCTGCTCGGCTTCTTCCTGCCGCCGGTCTCGATCATCCTGATGACGGCGCCGATCATCCTGCCACCGCTGAAGGCCGCCGGGTTCGACCTCGTGTGGTTCGGCGTGGTGATGACCATCACCATGGAGATGGGCCTCATCCACCCCCCGGTGGGCCTCAACATCTTCGTCATCAAGAACATCGCCCCCGACATCCCGCTGAAGGACATCATCTGGGGCACGCTGCCCTTCGTGATCCTGATGGCCGTGGCGATCCTGATCCTCTGCCTCGTCCCCGGCATCGCCATGTGGCTCCCGAACTGGCTCCTGCCCTCGACGCGGTGA
- the rspR_3 gene encoding HTH-type transcriptional repressor RspR, with product MEKLDSAVGINRRYLHDEVVDRMRDLIQSGELEPRARVNESELTERFGISRTPLREAIKILATEGLLELLPNRGARVASLSQVEIEEMIEVIAGLEATAADLACRTIGDDEVAQIERDHHAMVKAWKEGEEATYFRLNRAIHEAIMAASRNSVLGAIYASLSGRIQRSRYAVHQTAEQWSRAVSEHERMIELLHARNGEALAVLMRDHIRSKTPVIAENFGAGT from the coding sequence ATGGAAAAGCTGGACTCGGCGGTCGGGATCAATCGCCGCTACCTCCACGACGAAGTCGTGGACCGGATGCGGGATCTCATCCAGTCGGGGGAGCTCGAGCCGCGGGCGCGGGTGAACGAGAGTGAGCTCACCGAGCGGTTCGGCATCTCGCGCACGCCCCTGCGCGAGGCGATCAAGATCCTCGCCACGGAAGGGCTGCTCGAACTGCTGCCCAACCGCGGGGCGCGGGTGGCCAGCCTGTCTCAGGTCGAGATCGAGGAAATGATCGAGGTCATCGCCGGCCTCGAGGCGACCGCTGCCGATCTCGCCTGCCGCACCATCGGCGACGATGAGGTCGCCCAGATCGAGCGGGATCACCACGCCATGGTGAAGGCCTGGAAGGAGGGCGAGGAGGCAACGTATTTCCGGCTCAATCGCGCGATCCACGAAGCGATCATGGCCGCGAGCCGCAATTCGGTGCTGGGCGCCATCTACGCGAGCCTGTCGGGCCGCATCCAGCGCTCGCGCTACGCCGTCCACCAGACCGCTGAACAATGGAGTCGTGCCGTCTCGGAGCACGAACGGATGATCGAACTCCTCCATGCCCGGAACGGCGAGGCGCTGGCCGTGCTCATGCGCGACCATATCCGCTCCAAGACCCCGGTCATCGCCGAGAATTTCGGCGCGGGGACGTAA
- the mcp4_4 gene encoding Methyl-accepting chemotaxis protein 4, whose product MVTAILYTFARFPERFMRLSIKTTLIGLFTALAIITAVQGVTALRRLDAIGGRIELLASNALPSVDAAHALNALVMRTRLWQFRYLMAEDEAERALSVKNAGEMIQSVEKGRSAYRPLIGSPEEQALFDEFGAKWQIMLNGWNGLSQIDPSQRATITERFRGPMNAEYLAATAAGRRLVEFNGRAGVAASAAAREEQAQAVFTTQIMLVAAVVMALAAMAFTFFGVSRPIERVTAAMRRLASGDTEVTIPGTGRRDEIGAMAATLDTFRDNLVRTRALESEATLARAGAEAQRRSAALALADGFENAVGDILTRVSAAATQLRSTSQGMSGTATETAQQSVAVAAAAEQAGTNVTMVAAAAEELGSSVMEIGRQVDGSTSLAHQAVEDATRTGAQMKDLSEAAAKIGDVVAMIATIAGQTNLLALNATIEAARAGEAGRGFAVVAAEVKELANQTARATDEIGSQIGRIQGSTGQAVAVIETITARIREISSVATSIAAAVEEQGAATQEIVRNINQAAEGTGEVTTNIAGVAGAAEETGAAASQVLASASELSRESEHLTAEVGRFLATIRAA is encoded by the coding sequence ATGGTTACGGCGATTCTGTACACATTCGCTCGTTTCCCGGAGCGTTTCATGCGGCTCTCCATCAAGACGACGCTCATCGGCCTGTTCACCGCGCTCGCCATCATTACCGCGGTGCAGGGCGTGACCGCTCTGCGGAGGCTCGACGCCATCGGTGGCCGGATCGAGTTGCTCGCGTCGAATGCGCTACCTTCGGTCGACGCGGCTCATGCCCTGAATGCGCTGGTGATGCGCACCCGCCTCTGGCAGTTCCGCTACCTGATGGCGGAGGACGAGGCCGAGCGTGCCCTGAGCGTCAAGAATGCCGGCGAGATGATCCAGTCCGTCGAGAAGGGCCGGAGCGCCTATCGTCCCCTCATCGGTTCGCCCGAGGAGCAGGCGCTGTTCGATGAGTTCGGTGCGAAGTGGCAGATCATGCTGAACGGCTGGAACGGCCTCAGCCAGATCGATCCCAGCCAGCGCGCGACGATCACCGAACGCTTTCGTGGGCCGATGAACGCCGAGTACCTCGCCGCGACCGCCGCCGGGCGCAGGCTCGTCGAATTCAACGGCCGGGCCGGCGTGGCGGCCAGCGCGGCCGCGCGCGAGGAACAGGCACAGGCGGTCTTCACCACGCAGATCATGCTGGTCGCGGCCGTCGTCATGGCGCTGGCCGCCATGGCCTTCACGTTCTTCGGGGTGTCGCGTCCCATCGAGCGGGTGACGGCCGCCATGCGCCGTCTGGCCTCCGGCGATACCGAGGTCACCATCCCCGGCACCGGACGGCGGGACGAGATCGGCGCCATGGCCGCGACCCTCGACACCTTTCGGGACAATCTGGTCCGTACCCGTGCCCTGGAGAGTGAGGCCACCCTGGCCCGTGCCGGGGCGGAAGCCCAGCGCAGGTCCGCCGCCCTCGCCTTGGCCGACGGTTTCGAGAATGCGGTCGGCGATATCCTGACCCGGGTCTCGGCGGCGGCGACGCAATTGCGTTCGACCTCCCAAGGAATGTCCGGCACCGCCACGGAGACGGCGCAGCAATCCGTCGCCGTGGCGGCGGCGGCCGAACAGGCGGGCACCAACGTCACCATGGTGGCGGCAGCGGCGGAGGAACTCGGTTCGTCCGTCATGGAGATCGGCCGTCAGGTGGACGGCTCCACCAGCCTGGCGCACCAGGCGGTGGAGGATGCGACGCGGACGGGCGCGCAGATGAAGGATCTGAGCGAGGCCGCGGCGAAGATCGGAGACGTCGTCGCGATGATCGCCACCATCGCTGGCCAGACCAACCTCCTCGCCCTCAACGCCACCATCGAGGCGGCCCGTGCCGGCGAGGCGGGCCGGGGCTTTGCCGTCGTGGCGGCCGAGGTGAAGGAACTCGCCAACCAGACAGCGCGGGCCACGGACGAAATCGGGAGCCAGATCGGCCGGATCCAGGGCTCCACCGGCCAGGCCGTCGCGGTGATCGAAACGATCACCGCCCGCATCCGCGAGATCAGTTCCGTCGCCACGTCGATCGCGGCGGCAGTGGAGGAGCAGGGTGCGGCCACGCAGGAGATCGTGCGCAACATCAACCAGGCCGCCGAGGGCACCGGGGAGGTGACGACCAACATCGCGGGCGTGGCGGGCGCCGCCGAGGAAACGGGGGCCGCAGCCTCTCAGGTCCTGGCCTCCGCCTCCGAACTCTCCCGGGAATCGGAGCATCTCACCGCGGAAGTGGGGCGCTTCCTGGCCACGATCCGCGCGGCGTGA
- the lutR gene encoding HTH-type transcriptional regulator LutR, which translates to MTRSLSLRQTIETEIVDGRLAIGSRLDETELAERFGVSRTPIREALLQLAMTGLVEIKPRRGAIVSAPDPELLVAMFETMAEIEASCGRLAARRLIAADETALKQALAACAAAAADEDPETYYQENYVFHTVIYRACRNDFLCEQARLLHRRLTPFRRMQLRARHRLGQSLAEHEAIVAAIVAGDEIAASDRLRAHVIVQGDRFSDLVANLRSISDAA; encoded by the coding sequence ATGACCCGATCGCTCAGCCTGAGGCAGACGATCGAGACGGAGATCGTGGATGGCCGGCTGGCCATCGGCTCCCGCCTCGACGAGACCGAACTCGCCGAGCGCTTCGGCGTCTCGCGCACGCCGATCCGCGAGGCGTTGCTGCAGTTGGCCATGACCGGCCTCGTGGAGATCAAGCCGCGCCGGGGCGCCATCGTCAGCGCCCCCGATCCGGAACTGCTCGTCGCGATGTTCGAGACGATGGCCGAGATCGAGGCCTCGTGCGGCCGGCTCGCCGCCCGCCGGCTGATCGCGGCCGACGAGACCGCCTTGAAACAGGCGCTCGCCGCCTGCGCGGCGGCGGCGGCCGACGAGGACCCGGAGACCTATTACCAGGAGAACTACGTCTTCCACACGGTGATCTACCGCGCCTGCCGCAACGACTTCCTGTGCGAGCAGGCGCGGCTTCTCCATCGGCGCCTGACCCCGTTCCGGCGGATGCAACTGAGAGCGCGTCACCGGCTGGGGCAATCCCTGGCCGAACACGAGGCCATCGTCGCCGCCATCGTCGCCGGCGACGAGATCGCGGCGTCGGACCGGCTGCGCGCCCATGTCATCGTCCAGGGGGACAGGTTCTCCGACCTCGTCGCCAACCTGCGCTCGATCAGCGACGCGGCGTGA
- a CDS encoding Solute-binding protein yields MTLTRRALVASGLAAPAILSMGLKAKAATTLKISHQFPGGTIDEGDFRDRMCRKFAALLAERSKGALEVQVYPGSSLMKTNAQFGAMRKGALDMSLYPSPYAGGEVAEMNIGLMPALVSSYEQAVAWKAAPVGRKITEILDSKGILLVSWVWQAGGVASRERPLYAPADAKGLKVRGGSREMDLMMKQAGAATLSIPSSESYAAMQTGACDAVITSSTSLISFRLEELSKSLTSGRERSYWFMLEPIMMSKIAFDRLPKDQQDLIMAIGAELEPFGQAGAKADDTKVEEIFTKAGAKVQNLDEKTLGQWRDIARETAWKDFAGKSASCAELLKLAEQVS; encoded by the coding sequence ATGACGTTGACACGCCGCGCCCTCGTCGCATCCGGCCTCGCCGCCCCCGCTATCCTGTCGATGGGGCTGAAGGCCAAGGCGGCGACGACCCTGAAAATCTCGCACCAGTTCCCCGGCGGTACCATCGACGAGGGCGACTTCCGCGACCGCATGTGCCGCAAGTTCGCCGCTCTCCTGGCCGAGCGCTCGAAGGGCGCGCTGGAGGTGCAGGTCTATCCTGGCTCGTCGCTGATGAAGACGAACGCCCAGTTCGGCGCCATGCGCAAGGGCGCCCTCGATATGAGCCTCTACCCGTCGCCCTATGCGGGCGGCGAGGTTGCGGAGATGAATATTGGCCTGATGCCGGCGCTCGTGAGTTCCTACGAGCAGGCCGTCGCCTGGAAGGCGGCGCCGGTCGGCCGGAAGATCACCGAGATCCTCGATTCGAAGGGCATCCTCCTCGTGTCCTGGGTCTGGCAAGCGGGCGGCGTCGCCAGCCGCGAGCGTCCCCTCTATGCGCCGGCCGACGCCAAGGGCCTCAAGGTGCGTGGCGGCTCGCGCGAGATGGACCTGATGATGAAGCAGGCGGGTGCCGCCACCCTGTCGATCCCGTCGAGCGAATCCTACGCCGCCATGCAGACCGGCGCCTGCGATGCGGTGATCACCTCGTCCACTAGCCTGATCTCGTTCCGCCTGGAGGAATTGTCGAAGTCCCTGACGTCGGGCCGCGAGCGCTCCTACTGGTTCATGCTCGAGCCGATCATGATGTCGAAGATCGCCTTCGACCGCCTGCCCAAGGACCAGCAGGACCTCATCATGGCGATCGGCGCCGAACTCGAACCCTTCGGCCAAGCCGGTGCCAAGGCGGACGACACCAAGGTCGAGGAGATCTTCACCAAAGCCGGAGCCAAGGTTCAGAACCTCGACGAGAAGACGCTGGGCCAGTGGCGCGACATTGCCCGTGAGACCGCCTGGAAGGACTTCGCGGGCAAGTCGGCCAGCTGCGCCGAGCTTCTCAAGCTTGCGGAGCAGGTGTCGTGA
- the nimR_2 gene encoding HTH-type transcriptional regulator NimR encodes MTHPDRPVSIHAVARNYPNGALIGEHCHIDGQFIHATAGVMEIRAAHRMWLIPPQRALWIPPRVPHGLRARGAVSLRTLYIAQDDASGVSDAPRGFVVPPLLRQLILQALEPCMRRDLQRQRHLNAVLMDELRALVPDALSLAVPSDPRLARACADILARPDDEHRIERLAHESGASVRTLTRLAQDELGCPLSIWRQQARILSSIPMLIAGKQVTFVAHSMGYETPGAYSAMFKRMMGVQPHLYRQSPEPNDLPRAEDDAEAVPQHPSVLPSDF; translated from the coding sequence ATGACGCATCCTGATCGCCCGGTCAGCATCCATGCCGTCGCGCGCAATTATCCGAACGGAGCGCTGATCGGCGAGCATTGCCATATCGATGGCCAGTTCATCCACGCGACGGCAGGGGTCATGGAAATCCGCGCTGCCCACCGGATGTGGTTGATCCCGCCGCAGCGCGCGTTGTGGATACCGCCTCGGGTGCCGCACGGGTTGCGTGCGCGAGGCGCGGTTTCGCTGCGGACGCTCTACATCGCGCAGGACGATGCAAGCGGCGTGAGCGACGCGCCTCGCGGCTTCGTCGTTCCGCCGCTGCTGCGGCAGCTGATTCTGCAGGCTCTCGAACCCTGCATGAGACGCGACCTGCAGCGGCAGCGCCATCTCAACGCGGTACTGATGGACGAACTCCGTGCACTCGTGCCCGACGCCCTGTCGCTGGCCGTGCCATCGGATCCGCGTCTGGCACGCGCCTGCGCCGACATCCTTGCTCGGCCGGACGATGAGCACCGGATCGAACGATTGGCCCATGAAAGCGGGGCTTCGGTGCGCACGCTGACCCGGCTTGCTCAGGACGAGCTTGGCTGCCCGCTGTCGATATGGCGGCAACAGGCACGGATACTGTCCTCCATCCCGATGCTCATCGCCGGCAAGCAGGTGACCTTTGTGGCCCATTCCATGGGCTACGAGACCCCGGGTGCCTACTCGGCGATGTTCAAGCGGATGATGGGGGTCCAGCCACACTTGTATCGACAAAGTCCCGAACCGAACGACCTGCCGCGGGCCGAGGACGACGCCGAAGCGGTTCCGCAGCATCCCTCGGTTCTGCCGTCAGACTTTTAG